Below is a genomic region from Streptomyces roseoviridis.
GCTGTCGGCGAGTCCGGTCAGCGACGTGGCGGTGTTGTAGCGGTCGCCGAGCGTGCGGAAGAGCCGCACGGCCTCCCCGTAGCAGGCGATCGCCTGTTCGTGCCGGCCAAGGCCCCGGTGGGCGTAGGCGAGGCTGTCCCAGGTGTGCGCCTGCCCGGTCGTGTTGGCGACCTGTTCGAAGAGGCGCAGGGCCCGCCCGCAGGCGGAGAGCGCCTGACGGTGGTGGCCCAGCTGGGCCTGGCTCCAGCCGATCACGTTGAGTGCGCTGGCCTGGCCGGGGAGGAAGCCGGCTCGTGTGTAGAAGCGCAGGGTGCGGGCGGCGTGGTGGCGGGCGTCCGCGTGCCGGTCCTGGCGCTGGGCGAGCCAGGCCAGGGTGCGGTGGGTGTGGGCCTGCCCGCGCAGGTCGCCGAACTCGGCGTACTCCGTGAGGGCCGAGGCGAGACGGGCCTCGGCCTCGGCGTGCTGTCCCGCCCAGGCGCAGGCGAGCCCCAGGGCGTGGGTGGCGTGGGCACGGCCAATCGCGTCGCCGGCGTCGGTCGCGGCGGCCAGGGCGACGCGCTGCGCCCTCACCCACTCCGTCCAGGCGCCCGTGCGCTGGAGGTGCGGGCCGAGGGCCCAGGCGAGCCGCCAGGCGTGTCCGGCCGGACCGCCGCGGGCGGTTTCGTCCACGGCCGCGACCAGGGCGGTGTGCTCGGCGGCGAACCACGCCCGGGCTTCCTCCGGGCCGGTGATCGGGCGGGGGTGGCCGCCGGGTACGGGCGGGTCCACGGGGATGGGATCGCGGTGCTCGTCGAGCAGCCGGTCGGCGCTGAGCGCCGAGTGCAGATAGTGGTCGAACAACCGGTGGCGGGCCGCCCGGCGGTCCGTCTCGGGTTCGTCGGCGGCCAGCCGGTCGGCCGCATAGGCGCGGACCAGGTCGTGCAGCTGGTAGCGGTCCGACGGGTGGCACTGCAGCAGGTGGGCGTTGACGAGCTCGGCCAGCAGGGCGCGGGCCTGGTCGAAGGACAGTCCGGCCGACGCGGCGGCGGCGGCCGCGGTGGTGTCCGGGCCCGGGTGGTCGGCGAGCAGCCGGAAGAGCCGGGCGGCGTCCGGAGTCAGCGCGCGATACGACCAGGAGAAGACCGACGTCACGTCGGTGTCCCCGCCGTCGCCCGTGGCCAGCGCCGCCAGCCGGTGCCGCCCGTCGCGCAGCTCCGCCACCAGGGCGCCCAGGGACAGTCCGGGACTGGTGGTCGCGCGGGCGGCGGCGATGCTGAGCGCGAGCGGCAGGCGGCCGCAGCGCTCGACCAGTTCGGCGAGCGCGTCCGGCTCGGCGTGGACGTGGTCCGGGCCGAGGCGGGCCGTCAGCAGTTCCCGGGCGGCGTGCGGGCTGAGGACGTCCAGGGCGAGATGGCGCGCCTCGTGGTGGACGACGAGGCCGGCCAGCCGCCGGCGGCTGGTGACCAGCACGAGACAGTGCGGCGTGCCCGGGAGGAGGGGGCGTACCTGGTCGGTGTCGCGGGCGTTGTCCAGGACCATGAGCAGACGTCTGCCGTCGACGAGGGTACGGAAGAGGGCGGAGCGGGCCGTGGGGTCGGCCGGAATCACGCCGGGGCCGGCACCGAGAGCTTCCAGGAAGCGGTGCACGGCCTCGTCGGGAGGCAGCGGGGAGGCGTCGGGCGCGAAGCCGCGCAGGTCGATGTAGAGCTGCCCGTCGGGGAAGCCGTCCTTGGCCCGGTGGGCCCAGTGGAGGGCGAGGGTGGTCTTGCCGACTCCGGCCGGGCCGCTGAGCGTGACGAGCGGAGCGGTGGCGGCGGTTGCGGTGCCGGGGGCCGCGGGAGCCGGGAGCAGGTCGTCCAGGAAGGCGGTCTCGGCACCGCGACCGATCAGGTGGAGGGAGGTCGGGGGGAGTTGACGGGGTACGCGGTACGGTGGCCGGCCCGGCGGCGTGTCACCCGCTCCCCCACCCGCTCCCGCTCCGTCCCTCGCGGTCGCGGCCGGGTGCGGGCCACCGCTGTCCTCGGTCGCGCGTCGGGCACCGCCGGTCCGTACGGCACCGCTGTCCGTCGCCGCGGTGGATGCCAGCAGACGCTGGTGCAGGGTGCGCAGGGGTTCGCTGGGGGCGATGCCCAGCTCCTCTGCCAAGGCGCGGTGGAGGCGGCGGTACTGAGCCAGCGCCTCGGCGGGTCGGCCGGAGTGGTGGAGGGCGCGCATCAGCTGGGCGGCGAGGCGTTCGTCCAGCGGGTGTTCCTCGACGCGGCCGTGCAGCTCGGCCGCCAGGGCGGTGTGCCGGCCGCAGCGCAGGGCGCGGTCGTTGCGGTCCAGCTCGGCCGCCAGCCGCTCCTGCCCCAGGGCGTCGCGCTGTTGCCGGAACCAGGGGCCGTCGACACTGCCGAAGGGCTCCCCGTGCCAGAGGGCGAGGGCCCGGTCGTACAGGGTCATGGCCCGCTCGTCGTCGGTGGCGGCCCGAGCACGGGACACCAGGGTGCGGAAGTGGTGGATGTCGATCGTCTCGGGCCGGGCACGGAGCACATAGCCGTCGTCCCGCCGTTCTATCTCCGTCGCGGGGTCCGGCGCGTGGGCCAGTGCGCGGCGGAGCCGCGAGAGATAGCTGTAGAGGGCGTCCCTGGCGCGCTGGGGCGGGTGGTCCGCCCAGACACGGTCGATCAGCCTGTCCACCGTCACCGGCCGTCCGGCGTCGACGAGCAGGGCCGCCAGGACGCACCGCTGGCGCGTATGGCCCACGTCGACGGCCCGGCCGTCCGTCAGCACCTCGATGCCGCCCAGTAACCGGAAGTGCACCGGCGTCATGGTCCCCCCTTCGTGTGGTCAGCACGATGTGATCATCCGTACGTTACGGGTGGGGGCGACCCGAGGGCCTGATGACCGGCGAGGCCCGGCCAGATCGCCGCTCTCCCGCCGGCGGGTGTCGACTCGTCGGCGGGCCCGGTCCGTGCGCTCTCGCGGGGGCCTCGACGGGCCGAAGTGCTTCTTGCCCTGCGGTCCCGTGACGGGGTCCCGCCAGGGGCACCCACGCGTCGACCTTGGCGGCGCCGCCGAGGTTCTTCAGGTAGTGGCGGGAGGACAGGCCCCCCATGGAGTGGGTGACGACGTCGACCTTGGATGCCCCCGTCCGGTCCAGGACCCGATCGATCTCCTCGGCGAGCCGGGCGGCGGTGGTGACGTTGGACTGGGTGGCGTCGTACGTCCACCGGACGAGGTGGCCGGCCGGCCACCCGTCGGCGTGGAAGCGGTCGGCCATGGTCCGCCAGGTGGACCCGTCGGAGTTCCAGCCGTGGACGAAGACGACGGGGTCGGGCCGCGGGGCCCGGTGCCAGCCGTCGGCCGCCGACGCGGCGGCCGCGGGGAGAAAAGTGGACAGGAGCCCGAGGAGGAGCAGCAGGCTGCGCCACAGATTCACCTGATCACAGGCGGTTTGGCGGCGCTCCGGCGGACCGGCGGACCGGCGGACCGGCGGACCGGCGGGTCACGGTGCACGGTCTCACCCGGCCGAAGGCCCTGTTCCACCGCGGAAACGTGACAGCCCACCGAGCTCCGGCGCCGCAGCTTCCGCCGCCCGTGGGGCGACCTGCCGCCTCACGCCGTCTCCTCCCCCTGCCCGGCGTCGGCTACGGCAGGGCAGGGCTACGGCAGGGTTCCCCCTGGTAGGGCGTAGCCGCCGCGGGTGAGGTAGACCCCGTCCGCGACGGGGCGTTCGACTCGCCGATAGGTGCCGTCGGGTTGCCGGGCGATGTCCGTCATGCCGGTCTGTCGCTTGTCCAGGGTGTAGAGGGTGGTCGAGCCGCCGCCGTCGAGGTTGACGGCGTCGATCACGCCGAGCTCGGGGAGCTTGAGGATCGCCGCGAACTCGTGCAG
It encodes:
- a CDS encoding AfsR/SARP family transcriptional regulator, which translates into the protein MTPVHFRLLGGIEVLTDGRAVDVGHTRQRCVLAALLVDAGRPVTVDRLIDRVWADHPPQRARDALYSYLSRLRRALAHAPDPATEIERRDDGYVLRARPETIDIHHFRTLVSRARAATDDERAMTLYDRALALWHGEPFGSVDGPWFRQQRDALGQERLAAELDRNDRALRCGRHTALAAELHGRVEEHPLDERLAAQLMRALHHSGRPAEALAQYRRLHRALAEELGIAPSEPLRTLHQRLLASTAATDSGAVRTGGARRATEDSGGPHPAATARDGAGAGGGAGDTPPGRPPYRVPRQLPPTSLHLIGRGAETAFLDDLLPAPAAPGTATAATAPLVTLSGPAGVGKTTLALHWAHRAKDGFPDGQLYIDLRGFAPDASPLPPDEAVHRFLEALGAGPGVIPADPTARSALFRTLVDGRRLLMVLDNARDTDQVRPLLPGTPHCLVLVTSRRRLAGLVVHHEARHLALDVLSPHAARELLTARLGPDHVHAEPDALAELVERCGRLPLALSIAAARATTSPGLSLGALVAELRDGRHRLAALATGDGGDTDVTSVFSWSYRALTPDAARLFRLLADHPGPDTTAAAAAASAGLSFDQARALLAELVNAHLLQCHPSDRYQLHDLVRAYAADRLAADEPETDRRAARHRLFDHYLHSALSADRLLDEHRDPIPVDPPVPGGHPRPITGPEEARAWFAAEHTALVAAVDETARGGPAGHAWRLAWALGPHLQRTGAWTEWVRAQRVALAAATDAGDAIGRAHATHALGLACAWAGQHAEAEARLASALTEYAEFGDLRGQAHTHRTLAWLAQRQDRHADARHHAARTLRFYTRAGFLPGQASALNVIGWSQAQLGHHRQALSACGRALRLFEQVANTTGQAHTWDSLAYAHRGLGRHEQAIACYGEAVRLFRTLGDRYNTATSLTGLADSHSATGDLNAARTAYGEALTILDELDHREAREIRRRLRSADSRNVQGPPKTGRPR
- a CDS encoding esterase/lipase family protein — protein: MNLWRSLLLLLGLLSTFLPAAAASAADGWHRAPRPDPVVFVHGWNSDGSTWRTMADRFHADGWPAGHLVRWTYDATQSNVTTAARLAEEIDRVLDRTGASKVDVVTHSMGGLSSRHYLKNLGGAAKVDAWVPLAGPRHGTAGQEALRPVEAPARAHGPGPPTSRHPPAGERRSGRASPVIRPSGRPHP